A window of Candidatus Krumholzibacteriia bacterium genomic DNA:
GATCGGCCATCTCCTGGGCGGAGTCGCGCGGGACGGCGATGATCCCCACGAGTGCCGGGGATTCGGCCAGGGTCTTCTCGATCTCGTCGACGTGACGGATCTCGCAGTGGCCGATCTCGGTCCCGATCACCTCGGGGTCGACGTCGAAGGCGCTGCTGATGTGCACGTTCGGGCGTCGCCGCACGAAGTGCGAGAGCAGGGCCCGGCCCAGGTGGCCCACGCCGACCAGGGCCATGGTCTCGACACCGACCGGACCGAGGATCTCGTTGATCTTGGCGATCAGGGCCTCGATGTCGTAGCCGCGAGCCGGGCTGCCCGTGAAGCCGACGGTCATGAGGTCGCGCCGCACCTGGGCGGCGGTCACGCCGACCAGGTCGGCCAGGTCGTGTGAGAAGATGCGCTCCCGCCCACTCTCGTG
This region includes:
- a CDS encoding redox-sensing transcriptional repressor Rex, with product MSTLPEAVVARLSDYRRHLQPHHESGRERIFSHDLADLVGVTAAQVRRDLMTVGFTGSPARGYDIEALIAKINEILGPVGVETMALVGVGHLGRALLSHFVRRRPNVHISSAFDVDPEVIGTEIGHCEIRHVDEIEKTLAESPALVGIIAVPRDSAQEMADRFVAAGVSGLINFAPVRVKVPAGLYVEHMDIATSAEKVLFFARQRAQAAADGSGDSEPLEPSA